GGTGGATATGGGCATTTACCACACGACTGGCTCTAACCCTAGAATACCTGTTATTCCCGATGCTTTTTTGAGTCTGGGCGTGCCCCGTAAAAAGGGTGGCAAAAGCCGTCTTAGTTATGTCATGTGGGAGGAGAACTATACCCCCCCTATCCTGGTTTTGGAGATGGTCTCCCACACACCTGGCAAGGAGTACAGCGAAAAAATGGCTATCTATCAACGCCTAGGCGTACTCTACTACGTAATCTACAATCCCGAATACTACCAGCGGGATGGGCACGAGCCTTTTGAAGTGTATAAGTTGGTTGAGGGTGAGTACCAACAGCAAAGGGGCGAACCCTACTGGATGGCAGAAGTAGGGCTGGGCATAGGTCGTTGCTGGGTAGAGGGCGATCCGCCAGAACAACTAGCTTGGTTCGATCGGGAGGGCAAGCGATTTCTCACTCCCGATGAGTTATTGGCACAAGAACGGCAGGAAAAGGAAAAAGCTTTGGAACAGGCATCGCAGGCCCTCCAAGCAAAGGAAAAGCTAGCCCAGTACCTCCGAGCGATGGGGATTGACCCCGATCGGCTTTAGGCACAAGATTGCTTGGGAACATGTCCCCAAATGGGGGGATGACCGATCGAGCAAATGCAACCTCAGCCATCACACAGTAGAGTTTCTCTGGTTGCCCTACCTGTGACTGGATTTCTCCCTCTAGCTACTTTGCAAAGTTGGGCACGTACTGCCTCTCGTAAATCCACATCCGTAAAGTCTGCCCCGTCAATAATTGCCCCCTGGAAATTGACCCCATAGGCAAATGCCCCTTCTAAAATAGCATTGGTGAGATTAGCGCGAGTGAGGCGAGCAGTATCGATCGTGGCATTAGTTAAATTTGCCCCTGTCAAGTCCGCATCGGTTAAGTCCGCGCCAAAGAGACTCACACCCTTGAGATTGGCATTGACAAATTTAGCCTCCCTGAGCACAGTTTTGTTGAACTGGGAAGTGCGCAAATCCTGCCCGGAAAAGTCCGCCCCCACCAACACGCGCTTGTCGTATTTTTCCGCCCAAGCCGTTAAAGGAGCAAAGCAGAGAACAATGCACCAGAGACACAACAACAACCAGCCCATAACTGATTTCCCCTCACTTGTCCCCATTTTGACAGAAATTGTAAGATAATTCTCTAGCTCCTCAGTACCTGGCTATGCGGAAACAGTTGCCCCTACTCCTATTTGTCTTTGCCCTGTTTGTGGCAACGATCGTTTTTCTTATTTTCCGCCCACCGCGCCTAGGATTAGATTTACGGGGGGGGTCAGTGATCACGTTGCAGGCTAAACCGAATCCCAGCCAAGGCATTCCCACAATCACACCCAGCATTTTGTCAGAGGTACGGGGAGTAGTGGAAAGACGGCTCAATGGCTTGGGCGTAGCAGAAATCGTGGTGCAGACTAGTGGCGACGATCGCATTGTCGTGCAACTTCCTGGAGTCAATAGTCCCGCCCAGGCAGAACAAGTATTGGGGAAAACCGCCCAGCTAGAGTTCCGTCCCCAGAAACGGGGCACAGAAGCCGAATTCAAAACCAGGTTGCAGGAGCGCCAACTATTGTCTTTAGAACTGTCTGACCCCAAACTCACCCCTGAAAAGAAGGCAGAGTTAGAGGCAAAGCTAGAAAAAAACAAACAGGCAATTTTGGAATTGTTTGAACCGATCGGACTGCGGGGTGATTTACTAGTCAATGCCCAAGCCACCAACGATGGCACCCAGTGGGGGGTAAGTTTGCAATTCAACAAAGAAGGGGGGGAATTATTTGCCCAAGCCTCTGCCCAAGTTGCGGGTACGGGTCGGTCATTGGGAGCATTTCTGGATGGGGAATTGGTCACTGCGCCTGTAGTGGACGCTAAGTATGCCGAGACAGGAATCACAGGGGGACGAGCGTTTATCAGCGGTAGTTTTACCGTAGAGAGTGCTACCAATTTAGCAATTCAGCTACGATCGGGAGCTTTGCCTGTGCCCTTAGAAGTAATCGAAAACCGATCGGTGGGAGCAACTTTGGGAGCAGATAGCATTCGGCAGAGCATTTGGGCAGGTTTGGGGGGGATTGTCCTGGTAATTGTGTTCATGGTGGTCTATTATCGGCTGTTGGGCGTGATTGCTAGTGGAGCATTGGCAGTCTATGCAGTGTTAGCGATCGGGTTATTTACCGCCCTGGGGGGAGTACTCACCTTGCCGGGCATCGCTGGCTTTATTCTCAGTCTAGGGACAGCCGTGGATGCCAACATCCTGATTTTTGAACGGATGAAAGAAGAATTGCGGGCGGGCAAGACACTGTATCGATCGGTGGAAGCAGGTTTCGATCGCGCCTGGTCTAGCATCTTAGACGGTAATCTGACCACGTTAATTGCCTGTGCTGCCCTATTTTTCCTGGGAGTTGGGCTGGTGAAGGGATTTGCCGTCACCCTAAGCATTGGTGTAGTCTTGAGTATGTTTACTGCCATTACCCTGACCCGTGCCCTTCTCTTGGTAGTGATTAACATCCCGCAGTGCCGGCAGCCCCACTATTTCGGTGTAGAACGTATTGCCACACGACCCCAAGCCACAACATGAAACTAGACGTTATCAAACACCGCCACATCTACCTCAGTTTGTCCGCCCTGGTTATTGGTATTGGTTTGGTGGGGATGTTGCTATGCGGGCACCGATTTGGCTTCCCTTTACGTCCCTCAGTAGATTTCACAGGGGGTACGCGCCTATCTGTAGTGCTAGTTTGCGCCAATCCGCCCCAGGACTGCGGGCAACCCATCGACCTGGAAAAACTGCGGGCCCAACTTGCCAGCCAGAATTACGAAAAACTCACAGTCCAGTCGGCAGAAGGGGGCAGGGGCGTAGTAGTGCAAACGGGAGATTTGGCTCCGACCGAGCGGCAACAATTGGAACAATTCCTTGCCCAAGCCCTCCAACCCTACGGCACCATTGACCCCAACAAAACCCAAATCGATCGGGTGGGACCGCTAATTAGCCAGGAACTCCTACGGGGGGGGAGTATTGCCCTAGCAGTTGCCCTCTTGGGGATTGTGCTCTATTTAAGTGTACGGTTTCAGCCCGACTATGCTGTGTTTGCCACCCTTGCCCTTGTCCATGACGTGCTTGTGGTGAGTGGGGTGTTTGCTTGGCTGGGGCTGATAGCAGGCGTGGAGGTGGATAGCTTATTCATTGTTGCACTGTTAACGATCGCTGGTTATTCCGTCAACGACACTGTAATTATCTACGACCGCATTCGGGAAAACCTCAAACAACAATCTGCCCCTAAACCACCACCTGCTGAGTCTGTCCCTGGTATGCCAACTGAGCCTGCCTCTATCGTGTCAACTGAGCCTGCCTCTATCGTGTCAACTGAGCTTGTCGAAGTTGGAGCTAAACCCAGTCCTGCAGTCGAGGCACAAGCTTTCCATCAAGTGGTGAATTTTTCCGTCAACCAGACTCTGACCCGATCGGTGAACACAACCTTAACGACCATCCTGCCCCTCTTGGCAGTGCTTTTGTTTGGCGGTGCAACTCTGAAATTCTTTGCCCTTGCCTTACTAGTGGGATTTATAGCAGGGACATATTCCAGTATTTTCAATGCCACAATTCTACTTGCCTGGTGGCGGACAAGGCAGGTAATGGCATAGCAAAATCTCTAATCCTAGGTATGTTAAAAATTGATAAAAAACCTGGGGCAATAGCGTCTATACTAAAGAGCAGCGAACGTGAGAGGGTAAACAGTATGGTCATGATCGAAACAAAGGCAGAACGCATGGTAATCAACATGGGGCCCCATCACCCATCCATGCACGGTGTCC
This region of Pseudanabaenaceae cyanobacterium SKYG29 genomic DNA includes:
- a CDS encoding Uma2 family endonuclease, with translation MFTTLPSSAELPCSDDTPVDNEEQNLLPNLLLFVLRHIWHDRQDWFFGVDMGIYHTTGSNPRIPVIPDAFLSLGVPRKKGGKSRLSYVMWEENYTPPILVLEMVSHTPGKEYSEKMAIYQRLGVLYYVIYNPEYYQRDGHEPFEVYKLVEGEYQQQRGEPYWMAEVGLGIGRCWVEGDPPEQLAWFDREGKRFLTPDELLAQERQEKEKALEQASQALQAKEKLAQYLRAMGIDPDRL
- a CDS encoding pentapeptide repeat-containing protein → MGWLLLCLWCIVLCFAPLTAWAEKYDKRVLVGADFSGQDLRTSQFNKTVLREAKFVNANLKGVSLFGADLTDADLTGANLTNATIDTARLTRANLTNAILEGAFAYGVNFQGAIIDGADFTDVDLREAVRAQLCKVARGRNPVTGRATRETLLCDG
- the secD gene encoding protein translocase subunit SecD; this translates as MRKQLPLLLFVFALFVATIVFLIFRPPRLGLDLRGGSVITLQAKPNPSQGIPTITPSILSEVRGVVERRLNGLGVAEIVVQTSGDDRIVVQLPGVNSPAQAEQVLGKTAQLEFRPQKRGTEAEFKTRLQERQLLSLELSDPKLTPEKKAELEAKLEKNKQAILELFEPIGLRGDLLVNAQATNDGTQWGVSLQFNKEGGELFAQASAQVAGTGRSLGAFLDGELVTAPVVDAKYAETGITGGRAFISGSFTVESATNLAIQLRSGALPVPLEVIENRSVGATLGADSIRQSIWAGLGGIVLVIVFMVVYYRLLGVIASGALAVYAVLAIGLFTALGGVLTLPGIAGFILSLGTAVDANILIFERMKEELRAGKTLYRSVEAGFDRAWSSILDGNLTTLIACAALFFLGVGLVKGFAVTLSIGVVLSMFTAITLTRALLLVVINIPQCRQPHYFGVERIATRPQATT
- the secF gene encoding protein translocase subunit SecF; its protein translation is MKLDVIKHRHIYLSLSALVIGIGLVGMLLCGHRFGFPLRPSVDFTGGTRLSVVLVCANPPQDCGQPIDLEKLRAQLASQNYEKLTVQSAEGGRGVVVQTGDLAPTERQQLEQFLAQALQPYGTIDPNKTQIDRVGPLISQELLRGGSIALAVALLGIVLYLSVRFQPDYAVFATLALVHDVLVVSGVFAWLGLIAGVEVDSLFIVALLTIAGYSVNDTVIIYDRIRENLKQQSAPKPPPAESVPGMPTEPASIVSTEPASIVSTELVEVGAKPSPAVEAQAFHQVVNFSVNQTLTRSVNTTLTTILPLLAVLLFGGATLKFFALALLVGFIAGTYSSIFNATILLAWWRTRQVMA